A region of uncultured Draconibacterium sp. DNA encodes the following proteins:
- a CDS encoding nickel-binding protein: MPYFIDSHELNGDTPSITIAEKHLRDLQTQDRYNCRKLGYCFDEIRKIAFCLFEAPDRSCVEQLHKEEHANVPNHIIEVDSRIIDFFLKQIEKETETKKVDIGSIATRPLITIMALSIESNELYSMAANDRGAIQKNFKSLLVEYSDHFKGTIIKRDHYASQLTFDSVSAAVDCALKMHKDFTPVIKTLEQQLFLKVGISVCFLSNNDSKEFQQAVKLAKRLCYVSTSKILITLEVRNQFQNESMKVVIKGNRIKSVSPDDVRFLTELMDYMEKYWQNQDLHASMLERQLGCSKSQIYRKMKMLIGQSPNSFIKAYRLSRAKELLRNKNGNISEIAFDTGFSSPSYFSKCFQKEFGIKPSYYQLEF; the protein is encoded by the coding sequence ATGCCATATTTTATTGATAGTCATGAGCTTAACGGAGACACCCCCAGCATTACAATAGCAGAAAAACATCTTCGCGATTTGCAAACTCAGGACCGTTACAACTGCCGGAAACTGGGTTATTGTTTCGACGAGATAAGAAAAATAGCCTTTTGTTTGTTTGAAGCCCCCGATCGCAGCTGTGTGGAACAACTGCACAAGGAAGAACATGCGAATGTGCCCAACCATATTATCGAAGTCGATTCAAGAATAATTGATTTTTTTCTAAAACAAATTGAAAAAGAAACCGAAACCAAAAAAGTTGATATCGGCAGTATTGCCACCCGACCGCTTATAACTATAATGGCACTCAGTATTGAATCGAATGAGTTGTACAGCATGGCGGCAAATGATCGGGGTGCAATTCAGAAAAATTTTAAAAGTCTGTTGGTTGAGTACAGCGATCACTTTAAAGGGACTATAATTAAACGCGACCATTATGCTTCGCAACTTACTTTTGATTCGGTGAGTGCTGCTGTTGATTGTGCTTTAAAAATGCATAAAGACTTTACGCCGGTAATTAAAACCCTGGAACAACAGTTATTTCTAAAAGTTGGAATAAGCGTTTGTTTTCTGAGTAATAACGATAGTAAAGAATTTCAACAAGCGGTAAAACTGGCCAAAAGGTTGTGTTACGTTTCTACATCAAAAATTCTGATTACTCTCGAAGTGCGAAATCAATTTCAAAACGAAAGTATGAAAGTGGTTATAAAAGGGAACCGCATAAAATCGGTTTCACCCGATGATGTTCGGTTTTTAACTGAACTAATGGATTACATGGAAAAGTACTGGCAAAACCAGGATCTACATGCTTCAATGCTTGAACGACAGCTGGGCTGCAGTAAATCGCAGATCTATAGAAAAATGAAAATGCTTATTGGACAGTCTCCCAATTCGTTTATTAAAGCCTATCGCCTGAGCCGCGCCAAAGAACTCCTTCGTAATAAAAATGGTAACATATCTGAAATTGCTTTCGATACAGGTTTTAGCAGTCCATCCTATTTTTCGAAATGTTTTCAAAAAGAATTCGGGATAAAACCTTCTTACTACCAACTGGAATTTTAA
- a CDS encoding DUF6616 family protein — protein sequence MECFIELWSARQVWKQLSHEERKAYLEQIGPHLENLIEKGVEIVGWGVNDEATTHRANFDFYAVWKFPTLEMKKEFEALVMEAGWYNYFHQENASGKLTTPDEIIGKLIVI from the coding sequence ATGGAATGTTTTATAGAATTGTGGAGTGCCAGGCAGGTCTGGAAACAGCTCTCGCACGAAGAACGTAAGGCTTATCTCGAGCAAATCGGACCACATTTAGAGAACTTGATTGAAAAAGGAGTGGAAATTGTTGGCTGGGGGGTAAATGATGAAGCAACGACCCACAGGGCTAATTTCGACTTTTATGCCGTTTGGAAATTTCCCACACTGGAGATGAAAAAAGAGTTTGAAGCCCTTGTAATGGAAGCCGGCTGGTACAACTATTTTCATCAGGAAAATGCGTCAGGAAAACTAACTACACCTGATGAAATTATTGGGAAACTAATTGTGATTTAG
- a CDS encoding nuclear transport factor 2 family protein has product MKTISILLIAVLLVLSACNTTTKQSLSPTEKVELAAEVSATVNNMIDGMKKIDIEQAFESKFLLNDDFKYIDIYGKVLTMDEFLKEARGVFDNAEKVDFNFSSPDVRILSQDLAVVTLVYSGKFYFPGSTLAFPECGSTLILNKIDNVWKVIHFHESLQASEFVMTEV; this is encoded by the coding sequence ATGAAAACCATTTCAATCCTTTTAATTGCTGTTTTGTTGGTATTGTCAGCTTGTAACACAACAACAAAGCAATCCTTGTCTCCAACTGAAAAAGTAGAATTAGCAGCAGAAGTAAGTGCCACCGTTAACAATATGATTGATGGCATGAAAAAAATTGACATTGAACAGGCTTTTGAATCTAAATTTTTACTGAACGATGACTTTAAATACATCGATATTTATGGGAAAGTTTTGACCATGGATGAATTTTTGAAAGAGGCTCGTGGAGTGTTCGATAATGCTGAAAAAGTAGATTTTAACTTTTCTAGTCCAGATGTTAGGATTCTTTCCCAGGATTTAGCTGTCGTTACATTAGTTTATAGTGGAAAATTCTATTTTCCGGGCTCTACTCTCGCATTTCCCGAATGTGGAAGCACGCTCATATTAAATAAAATTGACAATGTGTGGAAAGTGATTCACTTTCATGAATCGCTGCAAGCATCTGAGTTTGTTATGACGGAAGTGTAA
- a CDS encoding nuclear transport factor 2 family protein yields MKKVKIVAMVVLMLFVAACNSGQVNTSKMALSNEEKQEIISEVMAVSSKWIDDNNAMNPDRAIEFWSTSPNLRFAEFGEFFVNRDSIHSTLKSYYDYTRNMDVKWLSRDVRPIAKNIALLSGKFQFKMVFNNGEVFEGINAFTATMIKEEGKWSLIQGHESTKFPE; encoded by the coding sequence ATGAAAAAGGTTAAAATTGTGGCTATGGTAGTATTGATGTTGTTTGTGGCAGCATGCAATTCAGGTCAGGTGAATACCAGTAAAATGGCTCTAAGCAATGAAGAGAAGCAAGAGATTATTTCAGAAGTAATGGCTGTTTCTTCAAAATGGATCGATGACAACAATGCCATGAATCCTGATCGCGCTATTGAGTTTTGGTCTACCTCGCCCAATTTAAGATTTGCAGAGTTTGGTGAATTTTTTGTCAATCGGGATTCCATTCATTCCACCTTAAAAAGTTATTATGATTATACCCGTAATATGGATGTGAAATGGCTCTCACGCGATGTCCGTCCTATTGCCAAAAATATTGCTCTGCTTTCGGGTAAATTTCAGTTTAAAATGGTGTTTAATAATGGTGAAGTCTTTGAAGGTATAAATGCTTTTACCGCAACGATGATAAAAGAGGAAGGGAAATGGTCGTTAATTCAAGGACATGAGTCTACTAAATTTCCGGAATAA
- a CDS encoding nuclear transport factor 2 family protein, whose amino-acid sequence MKNLFLILGMLVILTACQTVDPTQEKAAVETTLNDFFNAMEDFNYDAMRALCTTDFSLYETGFDHTDLDGLIASVKSMEGANLNITLDIDKTEVVGDMALVLLQFKAAIENGGTTMDIDANENYVLKKENGKWLMYYCHSTHLPDKSDKHLASLHLLKIPDAESVDVLQNAMKKFNQVIAEMGYWDCGYTVMQVVPGSNDEFNYFIKGNWKNQETYDAIHDSEGWKSVSDNFPEEASKILEDQIYLKIVDL is encoded by the coding sequence ATGAAAAATTTATTTCTTATCCTGGGCATGTTGGTTATACTAACAGCCTGCCAGACTGTTGATCCCACGCAAGAAAAAGCTGCTGTTGAAACCACTTTAAACGATTTTTTTAACGCCATGGAAGATTTTAACTACGATGCCATGCGTGCTTTATGTACAACAGATTTTAGTCTTTACGAAACCGGATTTGATCATACTGATTTGGATGGACTTATCGCGTCAGTTAAATCGATGGAAGGAGCCAACTTAAACATTACACTTGATATTGATAAAACGGAAGTGGTTGGCGATATGGCACTTGTTCTGCTGCAATTTAAAGCTGCAATTGAGAATGGTGGAACAACCATGGATATAGATGCAAATGAGAATTATGTGCTAAAAAAAGAAAACGGAAAATGGCTGATGTACTACTGCCACAGCACACACTTACCCGATAAAAGCGACAAACATCTGGCCAGCCTGCATTTACTTAAAATACCAGATGCTGAGTCTGTAGATGTACTTCAGAATGCAATGAAAAAATTTAACCAGGTTATTGCCGAAATGGGATACTGGGATTGTGGCTACACCGTTATGCAAGTTGTTCCGGGCAGTAACGACGAGTTTAACTACTTTATAAAAGGAAACTGGAAAAACCAGGAGACCTACGACGCTATACACGATAGTGAAGGCTGGAAAAGTGTTTCCGATAATTTTCCGGAAGAAGCTTCCAAAATATTGGAAGATCAGATTTATTTGAAGATTGTTGATTTGTAA
- the hutI gene encoding imidazolonepropionase, with protein sequence MKLLLENIKELVQVEDQPLLFRAGKEMATVNTIKNAFLIIRDEVIEEFGPMEELKDKYFDDDLLIEIDCSNRLVYPSFCDSHTHLVYAAPREKEFVDRIKGLSYEEIARRGGGILNSAKLLHETTEEELYESAMERVREIVKMGTGAVEIKSGYGLNTEDELKMLRVVQRIKHTSPICVRANFLGAHAIPPEYKNNPSEYVDIIINEMIPQVAAEELADFIDVFCDQGFFSVEDTERILMAGLKYGLRPKIHANELGLTGGIQAGVKYNALSVDHLEYVGEDEIAALKDSETMPTVLPGAAFFLNMKLSPVRKMIEAGLPVALASDFNPGSSPSGNMSLISAMGCINFKMLPEEVINATTLNTAYAMGISESYGSIARGKIANLFITGEVPGIEYLPYAYGSNLVETVIINGEIQNF encoded by the coding sequence ATGAAACTATTACTTGAAAATATAAAGGAGCTGGTACAGGTGGAAGACCAGCCTTTACTGTTTAGGGCCGGAAAAGAAATGGCAACAGTGAATACTATAAAAAATGCTTTTTTGATTATCCGCGATGAAGTGATCGAGGAATTTGGCCCAATGGAGGAGCTGAAAGACAAATATTTTGATGATGATTTGTTGATTGAGATCGATTGCTCGAATCGGCTGGTTTACCCAAGTTTTTGCGATTCGCATACACACCTGGTTTATGCGGCTCCGCGCGAAAAGGAATTTGTGGACCGGATAAAAGGTTTGTCGTACGAAGAGATTGCGCGCAGGGGAGGAGGTATCCTGAATTCGGCGAAACTACTGCACGAAACTACGGAAGAAGAACTTTACGAAAGTGCTATGGAGCGCGTTAGGGAGATTGTAAAAATGGGAACCGGTGCCGTGGAAATTAAAAGTGGTTACGGACTAAATACCGAAGATGAATTAAAAATGCTGCGTGTTGTTCAACGGATTAAACACACTTCGCCCATTTGTGTACGTGCCAATTTTTTGGGAGCACATGCCATTCCGCCCGAGTATAAAAACAATCCGTCTGAGTACGTCGATATCATTATCAATGAAATGATTCCGCAGGTGGCAGCCGAAGAACTGGCCGACTTTATCGATGTGTTTTGCGATCAGGGTTTTTTCTCGGTAGAAGATACCGAGCGTATTCTTATGGCCGGATTAAAATACGGTTTGCGGCCAAAAATCCATGCCAACGAACTGGGTTTAACAGGTGGTATTCAGGCCGGGGTAAAATACAATGCCCTTTCGGTCGATCATCTGGAATATGTAGGTGAGGACGAAATTGCCGCACTAAAAGATTCGGAAACCATGCCAACTGTTTTGCCGGGAGCCGCTTTCTTTTTGAATATGAAATTATCGCCGGTGCGCAAAATGATAGAAGCCGGTTTGCCGGTGGCGCTGGCATCCGATTTTAACCCGGGATCATCGCCAAGTGGCAATATGAGTTTGATATCGGCAATGGGCTGCATCAACTTTAAAATGTTGCCCGAAGAGGTGATAAACGCCACCACACTAAACACGGCCTACGCCATGGGAATTAGCGAAAGCTACGGAAGTATTGCCCGCGGAAAAATTGCCAACCTGTTTATTACCGGCGAAGTTCCCGGAATTGAGTATTTGCCGTATGCTTATGGCTCTAACCTCGTAGAAACGGTTATTATTAACGGCGAGATTCAAAACTTCTAG
- the ftcD gene encoding glutamate formimidoyltransferase, with protein MKKIIECVPNFSEGRDMSIIKEITNAIESVADISLLDVDPGKATNRTVVTFVGTPDDVIEAAFRGIKRAAELIDMSQHHGEHPRFGATDVCPLVPVANVSMEEAIEYARKLGQRVGEELGIPVFSYEFAAFKEERRSLANCRSGEYEALKERITTEKWKPDFGPNAWNERVAGSGATAIGARNFLVAYNINLNTTSTRRANAIAFDIREAGRVKREGDPITGKIVTDENGEPVRIPGSLKKTRAIGWYIEEYGVAQISINLTDITVTPVHVAFDETCKKATERGIRVTGSELVGLIPLQAMLDAGKYFLRKQERSTGISDDEIIKIAIKSLGLDELGPFDPKKKIIEYVIQDKSAKKLIDMTLTQFKDETASESPAPGGGSISAYVGALGGALGAMVANLSAHKRGWDERWEEFSDWAEKGKYYHTALLDCVDEDTDAFNKIMAAFGLPKSSEQEKAERKQAIHDATKNAIEVPLKVMQLAHDSLEVMQAMAEVGNPNSVSDAGVGALCARTAVHGAYLNVKINAAGFADAEFLSEALSNAEHLLKAAKEKESEILKVVNKKIEG; from the coding sequence ATGAAAAAAATAATCGAATGCGTTCCCAACTTCTCTGAAGGGCGCGATATGAGTATAATCAAGGAAATTACCAATGCCATTGAAAGTGTGGCCGATATCAGTTTGTTGGATGTCGATCCGGGAAAAGCTACCAACCGCACGGTGGTAACTTTTGTTGGTACACCGGATGATGTGATTGAGGCTGCTTTTCGCGGAATAAAACGTGCTGCCGAATTAATCGATATGAGTCAGCACCATGGTGAGCACCCGCGTTTTGGCGCTACCGATGTTTGTCCTTTAGTGCCGGTGGCCAATGTGAGTATGGAAGAAGCCATTGAGTACGCCCGCAAACTCGGGCAACGTGTTGGTGAAGAGCTGGGAATTCCGGTGTTTAGTTATGAGTTTGCTGCGTTTAAAGAAGAGCGCCGCAGTTTGGCGAATTGTCGCTCGGGTGAGTACGAAGCTTTAAAAGAGCGTATTACAACAGAAAAGTGGAAGCCTGATTTTGGTCCCAATGCATGGAACGAAAGAGTGGCCGGAAGTGGCGCAACAGCCATCGGAGCCCGTAATTTTTTGGTTGCGTACAATATTAATTTGAATACAACCTCAACCCGCCGTGCCAATGCCATTGCGTTTGATATTCGTGAAGCAGGACGTGTAAAACGCGAAGGAGATCCAATTACCGGGAAAATTGTTACAGATGAAAATGGTGAGCCGGTTCGTATTCCGGGCAGTTTGAAAAAGACCCGCGCCATTGGCTGGTACATCGAAGAATATGGAGTTGCCCAAATCTCGATTAATTTGACCGACATAACAGTTACACCTGTGCACGTAGCTTTTGATGAAACCTGCAAAAAGGCTACCGAACGTGGAATTCGTGTAACTGGTTCCGAGTTGGTGGGTTTAATTCCGCTACAGGCGATGTTGGATGCCGGAAAATATTTCCTTCGCAAACAAGAACGTTCAACCGGTATTTCGGATGATGAGATCATAAAGATTGCGATAAAATCTCTTGGGCTGGACGAACTTGGGCCTTTCGATCCGAAAAAGAAAATCATTGAATATGTGATCCAGGATAAGTCAGCGAAAAAGCTGATTGACATGACGTTGACACAATTTAAAGATGAAACAGCTTCTGAATCGCCGGCTCCGGGCGGAGGTTCCATTTCTGCTTATGTTGGTGCATTGGGTGGCGCTTTAGGTGCTATGGTTGCCAATTTGTCGGCGCATAAACGTGGTTGGGACGAGCGCTGGGAAGAATTCTCCGACTGGGCGGAAAAAGGAAAATATTACCATACCGCTTTATTGGATTGTGTGGATGAAGATACCGATGCTTTTAACAAGATTATGGCTGCTTTTGGATTGCCAAAATCCAGCGAGCAGGAAAAAGCCGAACGTAAACAAGCCATTCATGATGCCACAAAAAATGCCATTGAAGTGCCGTTAAAAGTAATGCAACTGGCGCACGATTCCCTGGAAGTGATGCAGGCCATGGCCGAAGTTGGTAATCCGAATTCGGTTTCCGATGCCGGGGTAGGGGCTTTATGCGCACGCACAGCTGTTCACGGTGCTTACCTGAATGTGAAGATTAATGCAGCAGGTTTTGCTGATGCCGAGTTTTTAAGTGAGGCTTTATCAAACGCAGAACACTTATTGAAAGCTGCAAAAGAAAAAGAATCCGAAATTCTGAAGGTGGTCAATAAAAAGATTGAAGGATAA
- a CDS encoding DUF5995 family protein, with translation MKPIENMDDVILILDSIIKESLKTGDTLGYFAVLYQKVTVKVKEEIQNNFFDDGPRMEKLDVVFAKRYIEAYFVWKNNEPVTQSWAIAFTEASNNNLLVIQHLILGMNAHINLDLGIAAAEISAPGKIYELEDDFKRINDILASMVDEVQQGLSSIWPFLRKLLKWLGQADNLLVDFSMKIARNGAWKFASEIASFEKVAWPETIRVRDQKVVDKTRLITDPGKVIRFLFQIIRWTERGTVSDKIQKLRR, from the coding sequence ATGAAACCAATCGAAAACATGGATGATGTTATCCTTATCCTGGATTCCATTATTAAAGAATCGTTGAAAACCGGCGACACGCTGGGCTATTTTGCCGTTCTCTACCAAAAAGTAACTGTCAAGGTAAAAGAGGAAATTCAGAATAATTTTTTTGATGATGGCCCGCGAATGGAAAAACTTGATGTTGTTTTTGCCAAACGTTACATCGAAGCTTATTTTGTCTGGAAGAATAACGAGCCGGTAACTCAATCGTGGGCGATTGCTTTTACAGAAGCCTCCAACAACAATCTGCTGGTGATTCAACACCTTATACTGGGAATGAATGCTCACATTAATCTCGATCTTGGCATAGCTGCCGCCGAAATTTCTGCCCCAGGAAAGATCTATGAGCTGGAAGATGATTTTAAGCGGATAAACGACATTCTGGCATCGATGGTAGACGAAGTACAGCAGGGACTCTCTTCCATCTGGCCGTTTTTGCGAAAGCTTCTAAAGTGGCTGGGACAGGCCGATAATTTGCTGGTTGATTTTAGTATGAAAATTGCCCGCAACGGAGCATGGAAATTTGCCAGTGAAATAGCTTCATTTGAAAAAGTAGCTTGGCCGGAAACAATCAGGGTCAGAGACCAAAAAGTAGTCGATAAAACCCGGTTGATTACCGATCCGGGGAAAGTTATTCGGTTTCTATTCCAAATTATTCGTTGGACAGAACGCGGAACGGTAAGCGATAAAATTCAAAAATTAAGGCGGTAA
- a CDS encoding MotA/TolQ/ExbB proton channel family protein: protein MNGLISKLNDGGPAFTYIIVLTFLVLIGLFVRGILMKGEKYKTIELMKQISWFAVAWGFLGRTFGLIMIFDKVQAMGDVAPSVFADGLKIALVAPLCGILVFALTRLGIVVLISLQKNYQPQENN from the coding sequence ATGAATGGATTAATTAGCAAACTTAACGATGGCGGTCCTGCTTTTACCTACATTATCGTACTTACATTTTTAGTACTAATCGGCCTGTTTGTACGTGGAATTTTAATGAAAGGAGAAAAATACAAGACCATCGAATTAATGAAGCAAATAAGTTGGTTCGCCGTAGCCTGGGGATTTTTGGGGCGTACTTTCGGACTGATTATGATCTTCGATAAAGTTCAGGCGATGGGCGATGTAGCACCAAGTGTATTTGCCGACGGACTAAAAATAGCATTGGTTGCTCCATTGTGCGGAATTCTGGTATTTGCGTTAACACGATTAGGAATTGTTGTACTTATTAGCCTGCAAAAGAACTACCAGCCACAGGAAAATAATTAA
- a CDS encoding histidine kinase, with the protein MTKINFKTILFHALFWVAVWFFFFYFFSYNSDKVDYALWFSSGLLPLTIGVTYFVNYRLIPRYLLAKRYWKFALYSFYTFVYISYVISLLIYTCLILVLKFNLNEMPPMSKNFFFVLLLVIIVVGVISFVSILNQSFKTATANKELQNKILETQLQLKEQELHYLKRQIHPHFLFNTLNTIYGFALKQSKQTPDIILKLSNLLDYILYQVNKPLVSLKEEVLHIQEYIELEKVRFQDTLKVDFKSTEVNEEIQVAPMLLIPFVENAFKHGNLVDGFLRIKIEVRVDNDCLKFVIGNSFIQEDNEYKNGGLGLLNIRKRLDLNYPNNYELANEIKENWYFAKLVICDLTKTKQSDRGDE; encoded by the coding sequence TTGACGAAAATAAACTTTAAAACGATCCTTTTCCATGCCCTGTTTTGGGTGGCGGTTTGGTTTTTCTTTTTCTATTTTTTTAGCTACAATTCTGATAAAGTTGATTATGCACTGTGGTTCTCGAGCGGTTTATTGCCGCTAACAATTGGCGTTACCTATTTTGTAAACTACCGTCTTATTCCGCGGTATTTACTGGCTAAACGTTACTGGAAATTTGCCCTTTACAGCTTTTATACATTCGTTTATATTTCCTATGTCATCTCCTTGCTAATTTATACCTGCCTGATTTTGGTACTTAAATTTAACCTGAATGAGATGCCGCCAATGAGCAAAAACTTCTTCTTCGTTTTGCTGCTGGTAATTATTGTGGTTGGTGTAATTAGTTTTGTAAGCATTTTAAACCAGAGCTTTAAAACAGCTACCGCAAACAAAGAGTTACAAAACAAAATTCTGGAAACGCAGCTGCAGCTAAAAGAGCAGGAGTTGCACTATTTAAAACGTCAGATCCATCCACATTTTCTGTTTAATACTTTAAATACGATTTATGGATTTGCCTTAAAGCAGTCGAAACAAACGCCCGATATTATTCTGAAACTCTCAAATCTGCTTGATTATATATTGTACCAGGTAAACAAACCACTGGTAAGTTTGAAAGAAGAAGTACTGCATATTCAGGAATACATTGAGTTGGAAAAAGTACGTTTTCAGGATACGCTGAAAGTTGATTTTAAATCGACAGAAGTGAATGAGGAGATTCAGGTGGCTCCGATGTTGTTGATTCCGTTTGTTGAAAATGCCTTTAAACATGGTAACTTAGTGGATGGATTTTTGAGGATCAAAATTGAGGTTCGGGTTGACAATGACTGCCTGAAATTTGTGATAGGAAATTCATTTATTCAAGAGGATAACGAATATAAAAATGGCGGGCTTGGGCTGTTGAATATCCGGAAGCGGCTGGATTTAAACTACCCGAATAATTATGAGCTGGCAAACGAAATAAAGGAGAATTGGTACTTTGCAAAACTTGTAATTTGCGACCTGACAAAAACAAAACAATCAGACCGGGGAGATGAGTAA
- a CDS encoding LytTR family DNA-binding domain-containing protein, producing MSKIRCIIVDDEPMAREILESHLRKIETIEVVALCKNAIEAFNVISNRSIDLVFLDINMPEISGLSFAKSINNSVKVIFTTAYREYAVDGFDLQAVDYLLKPISFGRLMQSINKYLNENQQVDFDEPARIEPEKSESVFVRSDRKMIKINFPEILYIESLADYIKIHLVDKTVVTRETISSIEAKLPQQDFLRVHRSFIVAVNAISSFTSEIIEIGKKQIPVSRSYKDAVLQKLQS from the coding sequence ATGAGTAAAATACGTTGCATTATTGTCGACGACGAGCCGATGGCACGCGAAATTCTGGAAAGCCATCTCCGGAAGATCGAAACCATTGAAGTTGTGGCGTTGTGTAAAAATGCCATCGAAGCGTTTAATGTAATCAGCAATCGTTCTATCGATTTGGTTTTTCTCGATATAAATATGCCGGAGATTTCGGGTTTATCATTCGCCAAATCCATTAATAATTCGGTAAAAGTGATTTTTACTACTGCCTATCGCGAGTATGCGGTTGATGGTTTTGATTTGCAAGCGGTAGATTATTTACTCAAACCTATTTCGTTTGGTCGCCTGATGCAAAGTATTAATAAATACCTGAACGAAAATCAGCAAGTGGATTTTGACGAGCCGGCACGGATTGAGCCCGAGAAAAGCGAATCGGTATTTGTGCGCTCCGACCGCAAAATGATAAAAATAAATTTCCCGGAGATCCTTTATATTGAAAGTCTGGCCGATTATATTAAAATACATCTGGTTGATAAAACAGTGGTAACCCGCGAAACCATTTCGAGCATCGAAGCCAAATTACCACAGCAGGATTTTCTGCGGGTGCATCGCTCGTTTATAGTGGCCGTTAATGCTATCAGCTCATTCACTTCAGAAATAATCGAAATCGGTAAAAAGCAAATTCCGGTAAGCCGCAGTTATAAAGATGCGGTGCTTCAAAAACTTCAATCATAA
- a CDS encoding TetR/AcrR family transcriptional regulator, with protein sequence MPKETFIKLKEEKKKQITDAFLREFAVKTYDEASISMVVKQLGIAKGSIYQYFNDKLDLFMYLVNESVAVKTKYTESVKRENYPNFWAYFSALYEHGFRFDDENPLQSHFLHNLTQNLNSPSIKHLYNELLSQVVAGFEKMVEYEVQKGLFRSDIPVKTQGFFLYKLGISIQEQLEVSDVINPKESIEKQQPVYFGKKNDLMQVVADYIKLAKPAFDKN encoded by the coding sequence ATGCCAAAAGAAACATTCATAAAACTAAAAGAAGAAAAGAAAAAACAGATCACAGATGCTTTTTTGAGAGAGTTTGCTGTAAAGACCTACGACGAAGCTTCTATCTCGATGGTGGTAAAACAACTGGGAATTGCCAAAGGAAGTATTTACCAGTATTTTAACGATAAACTGGATTTGTTTATGTACTTGGTAAACGAATCGGTTGCCGTTAAAACAAAGTATACAGAATCGGTAAAACGCGAAAATTACCCCAACTTTTGGGCTTACTTTTCTGCTTTGTACGAACACGGATTTCGCTTTGATGATGAAAATCCCTTGCAAAGTCATTTTTTGCATAACCTGACACAAAATCTCAATTCACCTTCCATCAAACATTTGTACAACGAATTACTGTCGCAGGTGGTGGCAGGCTTTGAAAAGATGGTGGAATATGAAGTTCAAAAGGGTTTGTTCCGTTCTGATATTCCGGTAAAAACACAGGGATTCTTCTTGTATAAACTGGGCATCAGTATTCAGGAACAGCTGGAAGTAAGCGACGTAATCAATCCCAAGGAAAGCATTGAAAAGCAACAGCCGGTTTACTTCGGTAAAAAGAACGATTTAATGCAGGTAGTTGCTGACTATATAAAACTGGCCAAACCGGCTTTTGATAAAAACTAA